Proteins from one Dermacentor variabilis isolate Ectoservices chromosome 1, ASM5094787v1, whole genome shotgun sequence genomic window:
- the LOC142569399 gene encoding uncharacterized protein LOC142569399, with protein sequence MANFFQAYQHKPVCQWVMCYGSHIPSNAVPGGEDGGETAFIGRAVHDDDVIPGKVLPSHSCCYVSYAGVEHSHREYQVLVSDGAPMAWVPASHGSVPNGAIQGGACGNGEPLYIGRAYHNGTLTIGKVHPSHNCLYIPYGGDEHRYTDYEVLVCKTINFPVFMGVISRQPKHSCLLTVHFARDAMEAFGAPTYRPVCEWVMCFENRIPYNAVPGGEDSGETIYIGRAVHNGEVIPGKVVPSHSCCYVAYEGAEHSHRDYQALISDGTPFTWAPASDGAIPTGAVQGGVCASGEPLYIGRTYHEGTLTIGKVQPSRRCLFIPYGGEEHCYSDYEVLAVQTVNF encoded by the exons CATACCAGCACAAGCCCGTCTGCCAGTGGGTAATGTGCTATGGCAGTCACATACCATCTAACGCGGTGCCTGGCGGTGAAGACGGCGGAGAGACTGCCTTCATAGGACGCGCGGTGCACGACGATGACGTCATCCCGGGCAAGGTCCTACCTTCGCACAGCTGCTGCTACGTCTCATACGCCGGCGTCGAGCACAGTCACAGGGAGTATCAG gTACTCGTCTCCGACGGCGCCCCGATGGCGTGGGTACCAGCTTCCCACGGCTCCGTGCCAAACGGAGCCATCCAGGGGGGTGCTTGCGGCAATGGGGAACCGCTGTACATCGGCCGCGCCTACCACAACGGCACACTGACCATCGGCAAGGTGCACCCATCGCACAACTGCCTGTACATCCCGTATGGTGGTGACGAGCACCGCTACACCGACTACGAAGTGCTGGTTTGCAAGACGATCAACTTC CCTGTATTTATGGGCGTCATTTCGCGGCAGCCAAAGCACTCCTGCCTCTTAACAGTTCACTTCGCTCGGGACGCAATGGAGGCTTTCGGTG CACCCACGTACCGGCCCGTGTGCGAGTGGGTCATGTGCTTCGAGAACCGCATCCCGTACAACGCGGTGCCCGGCGGTGAAGACAGCGGAGAGACCATCTACATCGGCCGCGCCGTGCACAACGGCGAGGTGATACCGGGCAAGGTGGTGCCGTCTCACAGCTGCTGCTACGTGGCCTACGAAGGCGCTGAGCACAGCCACAGGGACTACCAG GCTCTCATCTCGGACGGCACCCCGTTCACATGGGCGCCGGCTTCCGACGGCGCGATTCCCACGGGAGCCGTCCAGGGCGGCGTGTGCGCTTCGGGCGAGCCGCTCTACATCGGCCGCACCTACCACGAGGGTACGCTCACCATCGGCAAGGTGCAGCCTTCGCGCCGCTGCCTCTTCATCCCGTACGGCGGCGAGGAGCACTGCTACAGCGACTACGAGGTGCTGGCGGTGCAGACGGTCAACTTCTGA
- the LOC142566755 gene encoding uncharacterized protein LOC142566755 isoform X2, which produces MYKPPCHWVQCRGQHIPHNAVPGGTDLQGEDIFVGRAVHNGDVIPGKVVRSRGACYVAYGACEHCYQDYQMLVSDGASLKWLSASDDSLPSGAIQGGTTSEGEPLYIGRARHEGMLIVGKGSLRVEVLSP; this is translated from the exons ATGTACAAGCCCCCCTGCCACTGGGTTCAGTGCCGCGGACAGCACATACCGCATAACGCCGTGCCAGGAGGCACGGACCTGCAAGGCGAGGACATATTCGTGGGGCGTGCTGTGCACAATGGCGACGTGATACCGGGAAAGGTGGTCCGTTCCCGCGGTGCCTGTTACGTCGCTTATGGCGCGTGTGAACACTGCTACCAAGACTACCAG ATGCTTGTCTCTGATGGGGCTTCTCTGAAGTGGCTATCGGCATCCGATGACTCGCTGCCGAGCGGAGCCATTCAAGGCGGCACTACTTCCGAGGGCGAACCGCTCTACATCGGCCGCGCCCGCCACGAGGGCATGCTGATCGTCGGCAAG GGCAGCCTCAGAGTGGAAGTACTTTCCCCATGA
- the LOC142566755 gene encoding uncharacterized protein LOC142566755 isoform X1, with product MYKPPCHWVQCRGQHIPHNAVPGGTDLQGEDIFVGRAVHNGDVIPGKVVRSRGACYVAYGACEHCYQDYQMLVSDGASLKWLSASDDSLPSGAIQGGTTSEGEPLYIGRARHEGMLIVGKVQLSHKCMYIPLGGQEYKHTNYDVLVCSTINF from the exons ATGTACAAGCCCCCCTGCCACTGGGTTCAGTGCCGCGGACAGCACATACCGCATAACGCCGTGCCAGGAGGCACGGACCTGCAAGGCGAGGACATATTCGTGGGGCGTGCTGTGCACAATGGCGACGTGATACCGGGAAAGGTGGTCCGTTCCCGCGGTGCCTGTTACGTCGCTTATGGCGCGTGTGAACACTGCTACCAAGACTACCAG ATGCTTGTCTCTGATGGGGCTTCTCTGAAGTGGCTATCGGCATCCGATGACTCGCTGCCGAGCGGAGCCATTCAAGGCGGCACTACTTCCGAGGGCGAACCGCTCTACATCGGCCGCGCCCGCCACGAGGGCATGCTGATCGTCGGCAAGGTCCAACTGTCCCACAAGTGCATGTACATTCCTTTAGGCGGTCAAGAGTATAAACACACCAACTACGATGTGCTGGTCTGCAGCACAATTAACTTTTGA